The following are from one region of the Salvelinus fontinalis isolate EN_2023a chromosome 5, ASM2944872v1, whole genome shotgun sequence genome:
- the LOC129855858 gene encoding butyrophilin subfamily 1 member A1-like, which yields MMRSGLSLRVMILASLTVPIIVQSPEIFTLSVPHGPILTWLNSSVSLSCELSPLFNAEPLEVRWYRAKDFDSTALLYKDHKIQEAPVDPRYKGRVSLTGGLERGNVSLTLERVTLEDRGEYVCYVSSEQWYDKAIVLLTVNVTGSEPVLSVAEARGGGGQVNVTCLSEGWSPQPKLTWTNKEGTEIRNEQVLNTTDSQGLLSVSSWLLYSPSDSDWLSCTVSLSGEKRESRIMPRAPMEGHWSLGAFMTLLFINLLVIFTLIGLFIWNKKTGFIRLSTSEKNDNAEGETEPNERPAEEANLLEEGVKKSDREKATQTEFFLKESATQTALKESFPKVDITLDPRTAHSSQAVSCSKKMVHCEKGDASKANFVLSENTFSSGQIYWEVVVDSKCKQTWYVGVTTTDAAQINKAIVPLNPGNGFWVLRYNKGKGYCVSTDPPTPLSGNEHLETLGVLLDCDRQILSFYDADSEVRLYSFADVSSDSNTFFAVFSPGFDKVPLAIK from the exons GTTTGTCTTTGAGGGTGATGATACTGGCATCTCTCACCGTTCCCATCATAGTTCAAAGTCCTG AGATCTTCACCTTGTCGGTCCCACACGGTCCAATCTTGACCTGGTTGAACTCCTCTGTTTCTTTATCTTGTGAACTTTCACCTCTCTTCAATGCGGAGCCATTGGAGGTGCGCTGGTACAGGGCCAAAGACTTTGACTCAACTGCCTTGTTGTACAAAGATCACAAGATCCAGGAGGCCCCTGTGGACCCCCGGTACAAGGGCAGGGTGTCTCTAActggggggctggagagagggaaCGTGTCCCTGACACTGGAGAGGGTCACACTGGAAGACAGGGGGGAGTATGTGTGCTATGTTAGCAGTGAACAGTGGTACGACAAGGCCATTGTACTCCTCACAGTGAATG TAACAGGTAGTGAACCAGTTCTCTCTGTTGCTGAagcaagaggaggaggaggtcaggTGAATGTTACCTGTTTATCAGAGGGATGGTCACCACAACCTAAACTCACCTGGACAAACAAAGAGGGGACAGAGATCAGAAATGAACAAGTACTCAACACCACTG ATTCTCAGGGCTTGTTGAGTGTCAGTAGTTGGCTGCTGTATTCTCCCTCAGACTCAGATTGGCTCTCCtgtacagtctctctgtctggggagaagagagagagcagaatcaTGCCAAGAGCTCCAATGGAAG GACATTGGAGCCTTGGTGCCTTCATGACATTACTGTTCATCAATCTACTAGTAATATTTACTCTAATTGGACTCTTCATCTGGAACAAAAAAACAG GGTTTATCAGGTTGTCAACATCAGAGAAAAATGACAATGCAGAGG GTGAAACAGAGCCTAATGAGAGGCCAGCAG AAGAGGCAAATCTTCTTGAAG AAGGTGTCAAGAAAAGTGATAGGGAAAAAGCAACACAGACAGAATTTTTCCTGAAAG AAAGTGCCACGCAAACTGCACTGAAAGAATCATTCCCAAAAG TGGACATCACTTTGGACCCACGGACTGCTCACTCTTCGCAGGCGGTGTCTTGCAGTAAAAAGATGGTTCATTGTGAAAAAGGAGATGCTTCCAAAGCTAATTTTGTCCTTAGTGAGAACACATTCAGCTCAGGACAGATATACTGGGAAGTGGTGGTGGATTCAAAGTGTAAACAAACATGGTATGTCGGGGTAACCACCACAGACGCAGCCCAGATTAATAAGGCTATTGTTCCCTTAAACCCCGGGAATGGTTTCTGGGTTCTTCGCTATAACAAAGGAAAAGGTTATTGTGTCTCTACAGACCCTCCAACTCCATTATCTGGAAATGAACACCTTGAAACACTGGGAGTGTTGTTAGACTGTGACAGGCAGATTCTTTCCTTTTATGATGCTGATTCGGAAGTACGTCTGTACAGTTTTGCTGACGTGTCATCTGACTCTAACACATTCTTTGCTGTGTTTAGCCCTGGATTCGACAAAGTTCCCTTAGCAATTAAATGA